In Clarias gariepinus isolate MV-2021 ecotype Netherlands chromosome 1, CGAR_prim_01v2, whole genome shotgun sequence, one DNA window encodes the following:
- the LOC128517971 gene encoding chromodomain Y-like protein: protein MRLRKPCKKLNPRYVGPFEVLEQLSPVTYRLQLPAHFRIHPTFHVSLLKPYQNPVISPTEPGPEEETPPPPIVVDEGTIYQVRDILNSRRRSGRLEYLVDWEGYGPEERSWVPRDDILDPTMLEEFHHTHPERPAPRGRGRPPRRQRGRPSGAGREGGGNVTVRPGSELNPTQRPLSPEY from the coding sequence ATGCGCCTCCGAAAGCCCTGCAAAAAACTTAACCCAAGGTATGTTGGTCCATTCGAAGTCTTGGAACAACTCAGTCCAGTAACATACAGGTTACAGTTACCAGCACACTTTAGAATTCATCCCACCTTCCATGTGTCACTGCTAAAACCTTACCAAAACCCTGTCATTTCTCCCACAGAGCCTGGTCCTGAGGAAGAAACACCCCCTCCTCCGATCGTCGTTGATGAAGGTACCATTTATCAGGTTCGTGACATCCTGAATTCCCGACGTCGTAGTGGCCGTCTAGAGTACCTGGTAGACTGGGAAGGATACGGCCCAGAGGAAAGATCCTGGGTGCCTCGCGACGACATTCTCGATCCCACAATGTTGGAGGAATTTCATCATACTCACCCCGAGCGTCCGGCACCCAGAGGACGAGGTAGGCCACCACGACGACAGAGAGGCCGACCCTCAGGAGCGGGTCGTGAAGGAGGGGGTAATGTCACAGTCAGGCCAGGCTCCGAACTCAATCCAACACAGCGCCCTTTATCGCCTGAGTACTAA